A window from Lactiplantibacillus pentosus encodes these proteins:
- a CDS encoding GNAT family N-acetyltransferase, whose translation MEFTREAHRFYFNDETGKLAGEITFPAINDDQTWVIEHTFVRDDYGHQGIAGQLTRAVIEAARAEGKHIQPLCTYAKAYFDRHPEAADVLVTSSQSKE comes from the coding sequence ATGGAATTCACGCGTGAAGCACACCGTTTTTATTTTAATGATGAAACTGGCAAGTTAGCTGGTGAAATTACCTTCCCGGCCATCAATGATGACCAGACTTGGGTCATTGAACACACTTTTGTTCGTGACGATTATGGTCACCAAGGCATCGCTGGGCAATTGACCCGCGCAGTCATCGAGGCCGCGCGAGCAGAAGGCAAACACATTCAGCCGCTCTGCACTTACGCCAAGGCTTACTTTGATCGGCACCCTGAAGCTGCCGACGTTTTAGTCACTAGTTCTCAATCAAAGGAGTAA
- a CDS encoding dCTP deaminase/dUTPase family protein: protein MARGFKIVSQYAQAGLHLPYRATKQAAGYDFEAAEDFTLPSIWKLNFIKVLWQLHRSETASTTDLDAAAKVLKPWLVPTGIKAFMNDGEYLLLANRSSNPLKRNLILPNGIGVIDADYYDNPKNEGAIFVQLINMGIRDVHIKKGERIAQGIFTPYLTVTDEENVTTTRSGGFGSTNK from the coding sequence ATGGCACGGGGTTTTAAAATTGTGAGTCAGTATGCACAAGCAGGATTACATTTACCGTATCGCGCGACGAAGCAGGCAGCGGGGTATGATTTTGAGGCAGCGGAAGACTTCACGTTACCGTCGATTTGGAAGTTGAATTTTATCAAGGTGTTGTGGCAATTGCATCGGAGTGAAACGGCTTCGACGACGGACCTAGACGCCGCTGCTAAGGTGCTGAAACCCTGGTTGGTTCCAACTGGTATCAAAGCATTTATGAATGACGGCGAATACTTACTATTAGCCAACCGTTCAAGTAATCCGCTCAAACGCAATCTGATCTTACCAAATGGTATCGGTGTGATTGATGCGGATTACTATGACAATCCGAAAAATGAAGGCGCGATTTTCGTCCAATTGATCAACATGGGGATTCGTGATGTGCACATCAAAAAGGGTGAACGCATTGCTCAAGGAATTTTCACCCCTTATTTGACGGTGACGGATGAAGAAAATGTGACAACCACGCGTTCTGGTGGCTTTGGCTCAACAAATAAGTAG
- the gltX gene encoding glutamate--tRNA ligase codes for MAKSKIRVRYAPSPTGHLHIGNARTALFNYLFARHNKGKFILRIEDTDLKRNVKDGEKSQMDNLTWLGIDWDEGPDKGGDFGPYRQSERKSIYDPLIQQLIDEGKAYESYMTEEELQAQREAQKARKEMPHYVYEFAGMTEEEKQAKIAVAKEAGIQPVVRFHVPENQTYAWDDMVKGNVSFESKTVGGDFVIKKRDGMPTYNFAVVVDDHMMEISHVFRGDDHVANTPKQLMIYEAFGWQPPKFGHMSLIINTETGKKLSKRDETVLQFIEQYRELGYLPEAMLNFIILLGWSPVGESELFTKREFIKMYDEKRLSKSPAAFDAKKLEWVNNQYIKKADDNEVFAMSIRQLIKAGRLPQRPDMSQIEWTRTLVSLFKNQMSYTGQIVDLADLFFNGPADINDEAKAELDNDTALPVLKEFRQRIENIDVFEATAIQKTIKSIQKDTKIKGRALYMPIRIAVSHEMHGPELPETIELLGRETTKKHLDAMIAELAK; via the coding sequence TTGGCAAAGAGTAAGATTCGTGTGCGTTACGCACCAAGTCCAACTGGCCATTTACACATTGGTAATGCTCGGACTGCATTGTTTAACTATTTATTTGCCCGGCATAATAAGGGTAAGTTTATTCTTCGGATTGAAGACACCGACTTAAAACGGAACGTTAAAGACGGTGAAAAGAGTCAGATGGATAACTTGACCTGGTTAGGAATTGATTGGGATGAAGGTCCAGATAAGGGCGGCGACTTTGGCCCTTATCGTCAATCTGAACGTAAGTCAATCTATGATCCGTTGATTCAACAATTAATTGATGAAGGTAAAGCGTACGAATCTTACATGACGGAAGAAGAATTGCAGGCCCAACGTGAAGCCCAAAAGGCTCGCAAGGAAATGCCACACTACGTCTATGAATTTGCTGGTATGACGGAAGAAGAAAAGCAGGCCAAGATTGCGGTTGCTAAGGAAGCTGGTATCCAACCAGTGGTCCGTTTCCATGTCCCAGAAAACCAAACGTACGCTTGGGATGACATGGTCAAAGGCAACGTTTCGTTTGAATCCAAGACGGTCGGTGGCGACTTTGTCATTAAGAAGCGCGATGGTATGCCAACGTATAACTTCGCCGTGGTTGTGGATGACCACATGATGGAAATCAGTCACGTCTTCCGTGGTGATGACCATGTGGCTAACACGCCTAAGCAATTGATGATTTATGAAGCTTTCGGTTGGCAACCACCGAAGTTCGGTCATATGAGTTTGATCATCAATACCGAAACGGGTAAGAAATTGAGTAAGCGTGATGAAACGGTGCTTCAATTCATCGAACAATATCGTGAATTGGGCTACTTGCCAGAAGCCATGCTTAACTTCATTATCCTCTTAGGATGGTCACCAGTTGGCGAAAGTGAATTGTTCACGAAGCGCGAATTCATCAAGATGTATGATGAAAAACGTTTGAGCAAGTCACCAGCTGCATTTGATGCGAAGAAGCTCGAATGGGTCAACAACCAATACATCAAGAAGGCGGATGACAATGAAGTCTTTGCGATGTCAATTCGTCAGTTGATCAAGGCTGGTCGGTTGCCACAACGCCCAGATATGAGTCAAATCGAATGGACGCGGACGTTAGTGTCCCTCTTCAAGAACCAAATGAGTTATACCGGACAAATCGTTGACTTAGCCGACCTGTTCTTCAATGGTCCCGCTGATATCAATGATGAAGCCAAGGCAGAACTTGATAATGACACGGCATTGCCAGTCTTGAAGGAATTCCGTCAACGCATTGAAAACATCGACGTTTTCGAAGCGACGGCCATTCAAAAGACAATCAAGAGTATTCAAAAGGATACGAAGATCAAGGGTCGTGCCCTATACATGCCAATTCGGATCGCCGTTTCGCATGAAATGCACGGGCCAGAATTACCTGAAACAATCGAATTACTTGGTCGCGAAACGACTAAGAAGCACCTTGATGCCATGATTGCGGAATTAGCGAAGTAG
- the rpiA gene encoding ribose-5-phosphate isomerase RpiA has product MNQDQLKQLVGQKAVEYIKDGMQVGLGTGSTVKFMVDALGERVKNEHLNIVGVSTSDRTAAQAKALGIPMKSVDEVDHLDLTIDGADEISDDFQGVKGGGAALLFEKIVAINSDKVMWIVDESKMVHQLGAFGLPVEVIPYGGQHVFEKMAARGYNPVFRKVNDELVRTDSNNIIIDLHIDPITDPHALAEDLIHMVGVVEHGLFLDMVNTVIVGHANGPEVIETRA; this is encoded by the coding sequence ATGAATCAGGATCAGTTAAAACAACTCGTTGGTCAAAAGGCCGTTGAATACATTAAAGACGGCATGCAAGTCGGCCTTGGAACCGGTTCAACGGTCAAATTCATGGTCGATGCACTCGGTGAACGGGTCAAAAACGAACATTTGAACATTGTCGGCGTCTCCACTTCTGACCGTACGGCTGCTCAAGCCAAAGCGCTCGGGATTCCAATGAAGTCCGTTGATGAAGTCGACCACCTGGATTTAACCATTGATGGCGCCGACGAAATCTCCGACGATTTTCAAGGCGTCAAAGGCGGCGGGGCTGCCCTGCTCTTCGAAAAAATCGTGGCCATCAATTCTGATAAAGTCATGTGGATCGTTGATGAAAGCAAAATGGTGCACCAATTAGGCGCCTTTGGACTCCCCGTTGAAGTCATTCCTTATGGGGGTCAACACGTCTTCGAAAAAATGGCGGCTCGTGGCTACAATCCCGTTTTCCGGAAAGTCAACGATGAACTCGTGCGGACCGATTCTAACAATATTATTATCGACTTGCACATCGATCCAATCACCGACCCACACGCTTTAGCCGAAGATTTGATTCACATGGTTGGCGTCGTTGAACACGGCCTATTCTTAGACATGGTCAACACCGTTATCGTCGGCCACGCCAACGGTCCAGAAGTCATCGAGACCCGGGCCTAG
- a CDS encoding C1 family peptidase has product MSKAISMDQIANFQADLDQRPEAKVIERSVTKNGILASSQDIQAMSQTTPVFSIDLDTGEVANQKQSGRCWMFAALNTMRHSLAEKFNLKHFELSQNYTFFWDKFEKANYFYENVLATADQPTSSRKVAWLMTTPQQDGGQWDMLVALIQKYGIVPKSVMPETYNSSKSAEINSTLNLKLRKDAVELRELVAAGTSDDAIQERKEKMLNEVYRMLAYAFGEPVSHFDWEYRDDKKQYHIDQNLTPQSFFEKYVGWNLDDYVSIINAPTDDKPYNHTYTIEMLGNVLGGREVEHLNVSMADFKQLAIKQLQAGQSVWFGCDVGKSSDRQKGVMATDVYNKDELFDVDLAMSKAERLDYGESLMTHAMVITGVDLVDGQPTKWKVENSWGDKVGSKGFFVMSDAWMDEYCYQVVVNKEFLPDNLKQAQAEEPTVLAPWDPMGALA; this is encoded by the coding sequence TTGAGTAAAGCAATCAGTATGGATCAAATTGCTAACTTTCAAGCCGACTTGGACCAACGTCCAGAAGCCAAAGTCATCGAACGTAGCGTGACGAAGAACGGCATCTTAGCAAGCAGTCAAGATATTCAGGCGATGAGCCAAACGACCCCCGTATTTTCAATCGATTTGGATACCGGTGAAGTCGCTAACCAAAAACAAAGTGGTCGTTGCTGGATGTTTGCCGCTTTAAACACTATGCGGCATTCATTAGCTGAAAAATTCAACTTAAAGCACTTCGAATTATCCCAAAACTATACCTTCTTCTGGGACAAATTCGAAAAGGCCAACTACTTCTACGAAAACGTCTTGGCAACCGCCGACCAACCAACTAGCAGCCGTAAAGTGGCTTGGTTGATGACCACGCCACAACAAGACGGTGGCCAATGGGATATGCTCGTTGCCCTTATTCAGAAGTACGGGATCGTGCCTAAGAGTGTCATGCCAGAAACTTACAACAGTTCAAAATCCGCTGAAATCAACAGCACACTTAACTTAAAGTTACGTAAAGATGCCGTTGAATTGCGTGAATTAGTCGCTGCTGGTACTAGCGATGACGCCATTCAGGAACGTAAAGAAAAGATGTTAAATGAAGTTTACCGGATGTTAGCCTATGCTTTCGGCGAACCCGTTTCACATTTTGACTGGGAATACCGCGATGACAAGAAACAGTACCACATTGACCAAAACTTGACACCGCAAAGTTTCTTCGAAAAATACGTTGGTTGGAACTTAGATGACTACGTTTCAATCATCAACGCACCAACTGATGACAAGCCATATAACCACACCTACACGATTGAAATGTTAGGGAACGTCTTGGGCGGCCGTGAAGTTGAGCATTTGAACGTCTCCATGGCCGACTTCAAGCAACTCGCCATCAAGCAATTACAAGCTGGACAAAGTGTCTGGTTCGGTTGTGATGTGGGTAAATCCTCTGACCGGCAAAAAGGTGTCATGGCAACGGACGTCTACAACAAGGACGAATTATTCGACGTTGATTTAGCAATGTCCAAGGCTGAACGCCTCGATTACGGCGAAAGTCTGATGACCCACGCCATGGTTATCACCGGTGTCGACTTGGTTGACGGCCAACCAACTAAATGGAAGGTTGAAAACAGCTGGGGCGATAAAGTTGGGTCCAAGGGCTTCTTCGTCATGAGTGACGCTTGGATGGACGAATACTGCTACCAAGTCGTCGTCAACAAAGAATTCTTGCCTGACAACTTGAAACAAGCTCAAGCTGAAGAACCAACTGTCTTAGCCCCTTGGGATCCAATGGGTGCTTTGGCTTAA
- a CDS encoding PIN/TRAM domain-containing protein has protein sequence MKKLTVRLVFIVVGGTLGLTYLPYLWTMLLSQPNVLLNNVFTNFLLGALILWILSLFLANAAVRLVDRVEKNLSKQNPMTLLFGSIGFIIGLLIAVLISQLFSRSPLFLLNTVVPIILMLFFGYIGARVGTTRIDEWRKVFNFRRREKEASPEITDAQPDQNYHHYKILDTNILIDGRIYDIVKTGFLEGTLLVPNFVLYELQYIADSADSIKRVRGRRGLDILNKLQNENIIPVEMYEGDFEDIPEVDSKLIQLAKKVNGVIVTNDYNLNKVIEFQNVQVLNINQLAKSLKPRVIPGEEMNVMVVKNGSESQQGVGYLDDGTMVVVEDGKFYINEKVDVVVTSALQTDAGRMIFARLAHSNRGIPDHADSNSNKHNNNNSNNNRNSNHSNGNNNNRNNRR, from the coding sequence ATGAAGAAGTTAACGGTGCGACTAGTATTCATTGTCGTGGGGGGCACGTTAGGACTAACGTACTTACCTTATTTATGGACGATGCTGTTGTCGCAGCCAAATGTTTTGCTGAATAACGTTTTCACCAATTTCTTGTTGGGAGCGCTGATTTTATGGATTTTGTCGCTGTTTTTAGCGAATGCCGCGGTGCGGTTAGTGGATCGAGTAGAAAAGAACTTGTCCAAGCAAAATCCGATGACATTACTGTTTGGCAGTATTGGATTCATTATTGGGTTATTGATCGCGGTTCTGATATCGCAATTATTCAGTCGTAGTCCATTATTCTTATTGAACACGGTCGTCCCAATAATTTTGATGCTATTTTTTGGTTACATCGGTGCTCGCGTCGGTACGACCCGAATCGATGAATGGCGTAAAGTCTTTAATTTCCGGCGACGTGAAAAAGAAGCCAGCCCGGAAATCACGGATGCTCAGCCTGACCAAAATTATCACCATTACAAGATTTTGGATACAAACATCTTAATTGATGGTCGGATCTATGACATTGTCAAAACGGGTTTCCTAGAAGGAACGTTGTTGGTGCCCAACTTCGTGCTGTATGAATTGCAGTACATCGCTGACTCGGCGGATAGTATCAAACGCGTTCGTGGCCGCCGTGGATTAGATATTCTGAATAAGTTACAAAATGAGAATATCATTCCGGTTGAAATGTACGAGGGTGATTTTGAAGACATCCCAGAAGTCGATAGTAAGTTGATCCAGTTGGCCAAAAAGGTCAATGGCGTGATCGTCACCAACGACTACAATTTGAACAAAGTGATCGAATTCCAAAACGTCCAGGTCTTAAACATCAACCAATTGGCCAAATCACTGAAGCCACGGGTCATTCCGGGTGAAGAGATGAATGTCATGGTGGTTAAGAATGGTAGCGAGAGCCAACAAGGGGTCGGCTACTTAGACGATGGAACGATGGTCGTCGTCGAAGATGGGAAGTTCTACATCAACGAAAAGGTCGACGTGGTCGTCACCAGTGCCCTCCAAACGGATGCGGGCCGCATGATTTTCGCCCGGTTAGCCCATTCTAACCGCGGTATTCCGGACCATGCCGATAGTAATAGTAACAAACACAATAACAATAATAGTAATAATAATCGCAACAGTAACCACAGCAATGGTAACAACAATAACCGCAACAACCGGCGCTAA
- the cysS gene encoding cysteine--tRNA ligase, whose protein sequence is MLSVFNTLTRQKEPFKPITPGVVKMYVCGPTVYNYIHIGNARSAIAFDTIRRYFEYRGYHVDYVSNFTDVDDKLIKRAAEDHTTVPAVADRFIQAFMEDTAAVNIEPATAHPRASENIPEIIAFVQVLIDKGYAYESAGDVYYRARKFKNYGQLSDQRIDDLEVGASQHTADEETDRKEDPIDFALWKAAKPGEISWDSPWGAGRPGWHIECSVMSTKYLGDTFDIHGGGQDLEFPHHENEIAQSEAKTGQKFANYWLHNGFVTVGDDNEKMSKSLGNFVTVHDIIKTVDPQVLRFFMATTQYRRPIQYTQGNLDEAANNLDKLRNAYRNLTFRLKDATTGADETVSAQLKTLTDNFVIAMDDDFNVQNGVAAVYELAKLANVYAAKTTVQSDTLTALSETLEALAGVFGVTLAAPANASLADDAIQALIDEREAARQAKDFAKADQIRDDLKAQGIILEDTPQGVRFRKE, encoded by the coding sequence ATGCTAAGCGTTTTTAATACGTTAACGCGCCAAAAAGAACCGTTTAAACCAATTACCCCCGGAGTTGTGAAGATGTATGTCTGTGGGCCGACTGTTTATAACTATATTCATATCGGGAATGCCCGCTCCGCAATCGCCTTTGATACGATTCGGCGGTATTTTGAATACCGGGGTTACCACGTCGACTATGTCTCTAACTTTACGGACGTCGATGATAAACTCATCAAGCGAGCCGCTGAGGACCATACCACGGTTCCCGCTGTGGCGGACCGGTTCATTCAAGCTTTTATGGAAGATACTGCGGCGGTCAATATTGAACCGGCGACGGCTCATCCCCGCGCATCTGAAAATATTCCAGAAATTATTGCGTTTGTCCAAGTCCTGATTGATAAGGGCTACGCATACGAATCAGCTGGTGATGTCTACTACCGGGCCCGTAAGTTCAAGAATTATGGGCAACTCTCAGACCAACGAATCGATGACTTGGAAGTTGGTGCGAGTCAACATACGGCGGATGAAGAAACTGATCGTAAAGAAGATCCAATCGACTTCGCCCTTTGGAAAGCGGCTAAACCCGGTGAGATCTCGTGGGATTCCCCATGGGGTGCTGGACGACCGGGCTGGCATATCGAATGCTCCGTGATGTCGACCAAGTATCTCGGCGATACGTTTGATATTCACGGTGGTGGGCAAGACTTAGAGTTTCCACATCACGAGAATGAAATCGCTCAAAGTGAAGCCAAGACTGGGCAGAAGTTTGCCAACTACTGGTTGCATAACGGCTTTGTGACGGTTGGTGACGACAACGAAAAGATGAGCAAGTCACTGGGCAACTTTGTGACGGTCCACGACATCATCAAGACGGTTGATCCCCAAGTGCTGCGCTTCTTCATGGCAACGACGCAGTATCGGCGGCCGATTCAATATACGCAGGGCAACCTGGACGAAGCTGCCAATAATTTGGATAAGTTGCGGAATGCTTATCGTAATTTAACGTTCCGTCTCAAGGACGCAACGACTGGGGCTGACGAAACAGTCAGTGCTCAGCTGAAGACGTTGACTGACAATTTTGTGATCGCAATGGACGATGATTTTAATGTCCAGAACGGGGTCGCAGCAGTTTATGAATTAGCCAAATTGGCCAACGTGTATGCCGCTAAAACGACCGTTCAAAGTGACACCTTGACGGCATTAAGCGAGACCCTCGAGGCGTTAGCCGGTGTGTTTGGCGTGACCTTAGCAGCTCCCGCCAATGCGAGTTTGGCAGACGATGCGATTCAAGCGCTGATCGATGAACGCGAAGCAGCTCGGCAAGCCAAGGATTTTGCCAAGGCCGACCAGATTCGTGACGACTTGAAAGCGCAAGGGATCATTTTAGAAGATACGCCTCAGGGTGTGCGGTTTAGAAAGGAATAA
- a CDS encoding matrixin family metalloprotease, whose translation MRKHKKVLLLMIMSLGLCGVLLMVAPQISAWINPTSQQVEADTATGHDKAHDQVYYNDKVDNYQYNYLDNGTKVMAYKARFKSRVITYHITSDNKVYHAVWLTAVKRWNATNTVKLVAAKDASSAQITLGESEDETGTTGSEIGRTWRTYYQSGSQETTWMDKAKCVIYTNRFPATNNSVEYKLSVATHELGHALGLEHEDNKSSVMYYQSHRGAHISTREISTLKQMYK comes from the coding sequence ATGAGAAAACATAAAAAAGTATTATTATTAATGATAATGAGCCTAGGCCTCTGTGGGGTGCTGTTGATGGTTGCACCCCAAATCAGTGCTTGGATCAATCCGACGTCTCAACAGGTCGAGGCGGATACGGCAACCGGCCACGATAAGGCGCATGACCAAGTTTATTACAATGACAAGGTCGATAACTACCAATATAATTATTTAGATAACGGCACCAAAGTGATGGCTTACAAGGCACGCTTTAAGAGTCGGGTCATCACGTATCACATCACTAGTGATAACAAGGTCTATCATGCCGTTTGGCTAACCGCGGTAAAACGTTGGAATGCCACCAATACGGTCAAACTTGTTGCGGCTAAGGACGCATCGAGTGCGCAGATCACGCTAGGTGAGAGTGAAGATGAGACCGGCACGACGGGCTCTGAAATCGGTCGGACTTGGCGGACCTATTACCAAAGCGGGTCGCAGGAGACGACTTGGATGGATAAAGCCAAGTGTGTGATTTACACGAATCGCTTCCCAGCTACCAATAACTCAGTGGAATACAAGCTATCGGTGGCCACACATGAACTCGGTCATGCACTTGGATTGGAACACGAAGATAATAAAAGCTCAGTGATGTATTATCAATCACACCGGGGTGCCCACATCTCAACCCGCGAAATCAGTACACTTAAACAGATGTATAAATAA
- the radA gene encoding DNA repair protein RadA — MAKAKTQFVCSNCGYSTPRYLGRCPNCGEWNTLTEEHFDTKPDRKSRVSFAGKSAKPQRLKEVSLTKTPRVKTKLKEFNRVLGGGVVPGSLVLIGGDPGIGKSTLLLQVSGQLAETGGSVLYVTGEESAAQVKMRADRLAVSSEDFFLYPETDMSNIRSTIEETHPDFVVIDSVQTMQEPDMDSAIGSVSQIREITAELLQISKTNGITIFIVGHVTKGGAIAGPKILEHMVDTVLYFEGDLHHTYRILRAVKNRFGSTNELGIFEMRTGGLYEVANPSEIFLEERLKDATGSAIVVSMEGTRPILVEVQALVTPTVFGNAKRTASGLDHNRVSLIMAVLEKRASLMLQNQDAYLKAAGGVKLDEPAIDLAIAVSVASSYRDQQTRPSDCFVGEVGLTGEIRRVNRIESRVGEAAKLGFKRIFIPKNNLQGWDIPTGIEVIGVATLKEALQLALQQPNY; from the coding sequence GTGGCAAAAGCTAAAACTCAGTTTGTTTGTTCAAACTGCGGTTATTCGACACCGCGATATTTAGGCCGGTGTCCGAACTGTGGTGAATGGAATACGTTGACGGAAGAACATTTTGATACGAAGCCAGACCGCAAGTCCCGGGTGAGCTTTGCCGGTAAGTCGGCGAAACCACAACGATTAAAAGAAGTTTCACTGACGAAGACGCCGCGCGTCAAAACCAAGTTGAAAGAGTTCAACCGCGTTCTAGGTGGTGGGGTCGTTCCTGGTTCCTTGGTGTTAATTGGTGGGGATCCCGGCATCGGGAAGTCGACGCTACTATTGCAAGTTTCTGGCCAGCTGGCTGAAACGGGGGGCTCTGTGCTATACGTCACGGGGGAAGAAAGTGCTGCGCAAGTTAAGATGCGCGCTGACCGTTTGGCCGTTAGTAGCGAAGATTTCTTTTTATATCCTGAAACGGACATGTCAAATATTCGGTCAACGATTGAAGAGACTCATCCGGACTTTGTCGTGATCGACTCGGTTCAAACGATGCAGGAGCCAGATATGGATTCAGCGATTGGTTCCGTTTCCCAGATTCGAGAAATTACGGCAGAATTGTTGCAAATTTCCAAGACCAACGGCATTACGATTTTTATCGTCGGTCACGTGACTAAGGGCGGCGCGATCGCCGGTCCAAAGATTTTGGAACACATGGTGGATACGGTGCTGTACTTTGAAGGTGACCTGCACCACACTTATCGGATTTTACGTGCGGTTAAGAACCGGTTTGGCTCCACAAATGAACTCGGTATTTTTGAAATGCGGACGGGGGGACTTTACGAAGTTGCTAATCCATCCGAAATCTTCTTGGAAGAGCGGCTCAAAGATGCGACTGGTTCAGCCATTGTCGTTTCAATGGAAGGGACTCGGCCAATCTTGGTGGAAGTCCAGGCGCTGGTCACGCCAACGGTATTTGGTAACGCCAAGCGGACAGCGAGTGGTTTGGACCACAACCGGGTCTCGCTTATCATGGCGGTACTGGAAAAGCGTGCCAGCTTGATGCTTCAAAATCAAGATGCCTATTTGAAGGCCGCTGGTGGCGTCAAACTAGATGAACCAGCGATTGATTTGGCGATTGCCGTCAGTGTAGCTTCCAGTTATCGCGACCAACAAACGCGTCCGAGTGACTGTTTTGTCGGTGAAGTTGGTTTGACTGGTGAAATTCGGCGGGTCAATCGGATCGAATCTCGGGTCGGTGAGGCCGCTAAGTTAGGCTTCAAACGTATTTTTATTCCGAAGAATAATCTGCAAGGCTGGGATATTCCAACGGGCATCGAAGTGATTGGGGTGGCGACCTTAAAGGAAGCGCTCCAGTTGGCATTACAACAACCAAATTACTAA